From the genome of Oxyura jamaicensis isolate SHBP4307 breed ruddy duck chromosome 2, BPBGC_Ojam_1.0, whole genome shotgun sequence, one region includes:
- the RIPOR2 gene encoding rho family-interacting cell polarization regulator 2 isoform X2, with the protein MQHAQEDPTAPGEEDDAFGEGISSRLPEIMSIGSHSFSPGGPNGIIRSQSFAGFSGLQERRSRCNSFIENSSALKKPQAKVKKMHNLGHKNSTTPKEPQPKRMEEVYRALKNGLDEYLEVHQTELDKLTAQLKDMRRNSRLGVLYDLDKQIKAVERYMRRLEFHISKVDELYEAYCIQRRLCDGASKMKQAFAMSPASKAARESLTEINRSYKEYTENMCTIEAELENLLGEFCIKMKGLAGFARLCPGDQYEIFMRYGRQRWKLKGKIEVNGKQSWDGEEMVFLPLIVGLISIKVTEVKGLATHILVGSVTCETKDLFAARPQVVAVDINDLGTIKLNLEITWYPFDVEDLTPSTGNVSKASALQRRMSMYSQGTPETPTFKDHSFFSNLPDDVFENGTATTEKRPLSFTFGDLPYEDQMPPANSPGSSSAHVSSSPDIAATPTQRRALKSSSKSSSPDCSSSDSRRDSVPEPKDRPSQGEAAVTEKKAVPRAASEVCRKTSDAGSDRVFIETNVPVSLLQETDEGSELKPVELDTYEGNITKQLVKRLTSAEVPMTLERLPCEGSISGESEGYKSYLDGSIEEALQGLLLALEPHKEQYKEFQDLDQEVMHLDDILKPNESLQWIKLVNNNNTGPDLSSMVYRPEHPEARGHLSEALTEDTGVGTSVAGSPLPLTTGSDSLDITIVKHLQYCTQLIQQIVFSSKTPFVARDLLDKLSRQILVMENIAEISTENLGNITSLTDAIPEFHKKLSLLAFWMKCTGPSGVYHTSADKMMKQLDINFATTVNEECPGLAETVFRILVSQILDRTEPVLYSTMSSEIITVFQYYNYFASHSVNDLGSYLLQLAKEASVVQMLQSVKDGKLHQNVAKINSNNLPPQQEVLRALALLLNENKNEVSETVASLLTATAENKHFREKALIYYCEALTQPNLQLQKAACLALRYLKATESIKMLVTLCQSDNEDIRKVASETLLSLGEDGRLAYEQLDKFPREFVKVGTRRGTEATTGF; encoded by the exons gaATATCCTCCCGGCTCCCAGAAATCATGTCAATAGGATCACATTCATTCTCTCCAGGAGGTCCTAATGGGATTATCAGGAGCCAGTCCTTTGCTGGCTTCAGCGGGCTTCAAGAGAGACGCTCCAG GTGTAACTCTTTTATTGAAAATTCCTCTGCGCTCAAGAAGCCCCAAGCGAAGGTGAAGAAAATGCATAATTTGGGCCACAAGAACAGCACCACCCCCAAGGAGCCCCAGCCCAAAAGGATGGAGGAGGTCTACAGAGCCCTGAAGAATGGCCTGGA CGAGTATCTGGAAGTTCACCAGACAGAGCTGGACAAGTTGACTGCTCAGTTAAAAGACATGAGAAGAAACTCACGCCTG GGAGTCCTGTATGATTTAGATAAG CAAATCAAAGCAGTGGAGCGATACATGAGGAGGCTGGAGTTCCACATCAGCAAG GTGGATGAGCTTTATGAAGCCTATTGTATCCAAAGACGTCTCTGCGACGGTGCAAGCAAAATGAAGCAAGCTTTTGCAATGTCTCCTGCCAGCAAAGCAGCTCGAGAGAGTTTAACTGAAATCAACAGGAGTTACAAGGAGTACACTGAG AACATGTGTACCAtagaagcagagctggaaaaccTACTGGGGGAGTTTTGCATCAAGATGAAAG GTCTGGCTGGCTTCGCTCGGCTCTGCCCCGGGGATCAGTATGAG ATTTTCATGCGTTATGGTCGCCAGCGATGGAAACTGAAAGGCAAAATAGAGGTGAATGGCAAGCAGAGCTGGGATGGAGAAGAAATGGTTTTCCTCCCTCTCATTGTTGGGCTGATCTCCATTAAG GTCACAGAAGTGAAGGGACTTGCTACTCACATCCTTGTGGGAAGTGTAACCTGTGAAACAAAAGACCTGTTCGCAGCTCGACCTCAGGTGGTTGCAGTAGACATCAATGACCTTGGCACAATAAAGCTGAACCTTGAAATCACCTGGTA CCCCTTCGATGTTGAAGACTTGACCCCCTCCACAGGAAATGTGAGCAAGGCATCTGCTCTCCAGAGAAGAATGTCCATGTACAGCCAAGGCACTCCAGAAACGCCAACCTTCAAGGACCACTCATTCTTT TCAAACTTGCCAGATGACGTCTTTGAAAATGGCACGGCAACCACTGAGAAGCGGCCTCTTTCCTTCACTTTTGGCGACCTGCCTTATGAAGACCAAATGCCCCCTGCCAACTCACCGGGGTCCTCTTCTGCTCACGTCAGCTCCAGCCCCGATATCGCCGCCACCCCCACCCAACGCCGAGCTCTCAAGTCTTCCTCCAAGAGCTCAAGCCCggactgcagcagcagtgactCCCGCAGAGACTCTGTCCCTGAGCCTAAGGACCGGCCGTcccagggagaggcagcagtgACGGAGAAAAAGGCCGTCCCCAGGGCGGCTTCTGAAGTTTGCCGAAAAACCTCCGATGCTGGGAGCGATCGTGTCTTTATAGAGACAAATGTCCCGGTGTCCCTCCTGCAGGAGACGGATGAAGGTTCAGAGCTAAAGCCGGTGGAGCTGGATACCTATGAGGGCAACATCACGAAGCAGCTGGTAAAAAGGCTCACGTCCGCAGAGGTGCCCATGACCCTGGAGAGGCTTCCGTGTGAGGGATCCATTAGTGGGGAATCAGAAGGATACAAGTCTTATCTGGATGGAAGCATTGAAGAAGCCTTGCAAGGGCTTCTCTTAGCTCTTGAGCCACATAAAGAGCAGTATAAAGAGTTTCAGGATCTGGATCAGGAAGTGATGCATCTGGATGACATCCTAAAA CCGAATGAGTCTTTGCAGTGGATTAAGCTTGTCAATAACAATAACACAGGGCCAGATTTAAGCAGCATGGT TTACAGGCCGGAGCACCCCGAAGCCAGGGGCCACCTCAGCGAAGCCCTCACCGAGGACACGGGGGTCGGCACCAGCGTTGCCGGCAGCCCTCTGCCACTCACCACGGGGAGCGACAGCCTCGACATTACCATAGTTAAGCACCTGCAGTATTGCACGCAGCTCATCCAG CAAATTGTGTTCTCCAGCAAAACACCATTTGTGGCAAGAGACCTCCTGGATAAGCTGTCCAGGCAGATCCTCGTGATGGAGAACATTGCAGAGATCAGCACCGAGAACTTGGGGAACATCACCTCCCTTACCGATG CAATCCCAGAGTTCCACAAGAAGCTGTCGCTGCTGGCTTTCTGGATGAAATGTACCGGTCCTTCAGGAGTGTATCACACATCTGCAGACAAGATGATGAAGCAGCTGGATATTAATTTTGCCACCACTGTGAATGAGGAATGTCCAGGACTTGCAGAAACAG TTTTCCGCATCCTGGTGTCTCAGATCCTGGACCGGACGGAGCCTGTCCTCTACTCCACCATGTCCTCGGAGATCATCACCGTCTTTCAGTATTACAACTATTTTGCAAGCCACAGTGTTAATGATCTTGGAAGCTATTTGCTGCAGCTTGCGAAAGAAG CCTCTGTGGTTCAGATGCTGCAGTCCGTGAAGGATGGAAAACTGCATCAAAACGTGGCCAAAATAAATTCCAATAACCTCCCACCACAGCAAGAAGTTCTGAGAGCTTTGGCTTTACTtctcaatgaaaataaaaatgaagtcagtGAGACTGTGGCATCACTTCTGACAGCtactgcagaaaacaagcacTTCAGGGAGAAG GCCTTGATTTATTACTGTGAAGCGCTAACCCAGCCCAacctccagctgcagaaggcagcttgCCTGGCTCTAAGATACCTCAAG
- the RIPOR2 gene encoding rho family-interacting cell polarization regulator 2 isoform X1 — protein MQHAQEDPTAPGEEDDAFGEGISSRLPEIMSIGSHSFSPGGPNGIIRSQSFAGFSGLQERRSRCNSFIENSSALKKPQAKVKKMHNLGHKNSTTPKEPQPKRMEEVYRALKNGLDEYLEVHQTELDKLTAQLKDMRRNSRLGVLYDLDKQIKAVERYMRRLEFHISKVDELYEAYCIQRRLCDGASKMKQAFAMSPASKAARESLTEINRSYKEYTENMCTIEAELENLLGEFCIKMKGLAGFARLCPGDQYEIFMRYGRQRWKLKGKIEVNGKQSWDGEEMVFLPLIVGLISIKVTEVKGLATHILVGSVTCETKDLFAARPQVVAVDINDLGTIKLNLEITWYPFDVEDLTPSTGNVSKASALQRRMSMYSQGTPETPTFKDHSFFSNLPDDVFENGTATTEKRPLSFTFGDLPYEDQMPPANSPGSSSAHVSSSPDIAATPTQRRALKSSSKSSSPDCSSSDSRRDSVPEPKDRPSQGEAAVTEKKAVPRAASEVCRKTSDAGSDRVFIETNVPVSLLQETDEGSELKPVELDTYEGNITKQLVKRLTSAEVPMTLERLPCEGSISGESEGYKSYLDGSIEEALQGLLLALEPHKEQYKEFQDLDQEVMHLDDILKCKPAVTRSRSSSLSLTVESALESFDFLNTSDFDDEDGGGEEVCNGGGGADSVFSDTEIEKNSYRPEHPEARGHLSEALTEDTGVGTSVAGSPLPLTTGSDSLDITIVKHLQYCTQLIQQIVFSSKTPFVARDLLDKLSRQILVMENIAEISTENLGNITSLTDAIPEFHKKLSLLAFWMKCTGPSGVYHTSADKMMKQLDINFATTVNEECPGLAETVFRILVSQILDRTEPVLYSTMSSEIITVFQYYNYFASHSVNDLGSYLLQLAKEASVVQMLQSVKDGKLHQNVAKINSNNLPPQQEVLRALALLLNENKNEVSETVASLLTATAENKHFREKALIYYCEALTQPNLQLQKAACLALRYLKATESIKMLVTLCQSDNEDIRKVASETLLSLGEDGRLAYEQLDKFPREFVKVGTRRGTEATTGF, from the exons gaATATCCTCCCGGCTCCCAGAAATCATGTCAATAGGATCACATTCATTCTCTCCAGGAGGTCCTAATGGGATTATCAGGAGCCAGTCCTTTGCTGGCTTCAGCGGGCTTCAAGAGAGACGCTCCAG GTGTAACTCTTTTATTGAAAATTCCTCTGCGCTCAAGAAGCCCCAAGCGAAGGTGAAGAAAATGCATAATTTGGGCCACAAGAACAGCACCACCCCCAAGGAGCCCCAGCCCAAAAGGATGGAGGAGGTCTACAGAGCCCTGAAGAATGGCCTGGA CGAGTATCTGGAAGTTCACCAGACAGAGCTGGACAAGTTGACTGCTCAGTTAAAAGACATGAGAAGAAACTCACGCCTG GGAGTCCTGTATGATTTAGATAAG CAAATCAAAGCAGTGGAGCGATACATGAGGAGGCTGGAGTTCCACATCAGCAAG GTGGATGAGCTTTATGAAGCCTATTGTATCCAAAGACGTCTCTGCGACGGTGCAAGCAAAATGAAGCAAGCTTTTGCAATGTCTCCTGCCAGCAAAGCAGCTCGAGAGAGTTTAACTGAAATCAACAGGAGTTACAAGGAGTACACTGAG AACATGTGTACCAtagaagcagagctggaaaaccTACTGGGGGAGTTTTGCATCAAGATGAAAG GTCTGGCTGGCTTCGCTCGGCTCTGCCCCGGGGATCAGTATGAG ATTTTCATGCGTTATGGTCGCCAGCGATGGAAACTGAAAGGCAAAATAGAGGTGAATGGCAAGCAGAGCTGGGATGGAGAAGAAATGGTTTTCCTCCCTCTCATTGTTGGGCTGATCTCCATTAAG GTCACAGAAGTGAAGGGACTTGCTACTCACATCCTTGTGGGAAGTGTAACCTGTGAAACAAAAGACCTGTTCGCAGCTCGACCTCAGGTGGTTGCAGTAGACATCAATGACCTTGGCACAATAAAGCTGAACCTTGAAATCACCTGGTA CCCCTTCGATGTTGAAGACTTGACCCCCTCCACAGGAAATGTGAGCAAGGCATCTGCTCTCCAGAGAAGAATGTCCATGTACAGCCAAGGCACTCCAGAAACGCCAACCTTCAAGGACCACTCATTCTTT TCAAACTTGCCAGATGACGTCTTTGAAAATGGCACGGCAACCACTGAGAAGCGGCCTCTTTCCTTCACTTTTGGCGACCTGCCTTATGAAGACCAAATGCCCCCTGCCAACTCACCGGGGTCCTCTTCTGCTCACGTCAGCTCCAGCCCCGATATCGCCGCCACCCCCACCCAACGCCGAGCTCTCAAGTCTTCCTCCAAGAGCTCAAGCCCggactgcagcagcagtgactCCCGCAGAGACTCTGTCCCTGAGCCTAAGGACCGGCCGTcccagggagaggcagcagtgACGGAGAAAAAGGCCGTCCCCAGGGCGGCTTCTGAAGTTTGCCGAAAAACCTCCGATGCTGGGAGCGATCGTGTCTTTATAGAGACAAATGTCCCGGTGTCCCTCCTGCAGGAGACGGATGAAGGTTCAGAGCTAAAGCCGGTGGAGCTGGATACCTATGAGGGCAACATCACGAAGCAGCTGGTAAAAAGGCTCACGTCCGCAGAGGTGCCCATGACCCTGGAGAGGCTTCCGTGTGAGGGATCCATTAGTGGGGAATCAGAAGGATACAAGTCTTATCTGGATGGAAGCATTGAAGAAGCCTTGCAAGGGCTTCTCTTAGCTCTTGAGCCACATAAAGAGCAGTATAAAGAGTTTCAGGATCTGGATCAGGAAGTGATGCATCTGGATGACATCCTAAAA TGCAAGCCAGCAGTAACCCGAAGCAGGTCCTCCAGTTTAAGTCTAACAGTTGAAAGTGCTTTAGAAAGCTTTGATTTCCTGAACACCTCTGACTTTGATGATGAGGATGGTGGTGGTGAGGAGGTTTGTAATGGTGGAGGAGGTGCAGACTCAGTATTTTCAGACACTGAGATTGAGAAGAATAG TTACAGGCCGGAGCACCCCGAAGCCAGGGGCCACCTCAGCGAAGCCCTCACCGAGGACACGGGGGTCGGCACCAGCGTTGCCGGCAGCCCTCTGCCACTCACCACGGGGAGCGACAGCCTCGACATTACCATAGTTAAGCACCTGCAGTATTGCACGCAGCTCATCCAG CAAATTGTGTTCTCCAGCAAAACACCATTTGTGGCAAGAGACCTCCTGGATAAGCTGTCCAGGCAGATCCTCGTGATGGAGAACATTGCAGAGATCAGCACCGAGAACTTGGGGAACATCACCTCCCTTACCGATG CAATCCCAGAGTTCCACAAGAAGCTGTCGCTGCTGGCTTTCTGGATGAAATGTACCGGTCCTTCAGGAGTGTATCACACATCTGCAGACAAGATGATGAAGCAGCTGGATATTAATTTTGCCACCACTGTGAATGAGGAATGTCCAGGACTTGCAGAAACAG TTTTCCGCATCCTGGTGTCTCAGATCCTGGACCGGACGGAGCCTGTCCTCTACTCCACCATGTCCTCGGAGATCATCACCGTCTTTCAGTATTACAACTATTTTGCAAGCCACAGTGTTAATGATCTTGGAAGCTATTTGCTGCAGCTTGCGAAAGAAG CCTCTGTGGTTCAGATGCTGCAGTCCGTGAAGGATGGAAAACTGCATCAAAACGTGGCCAAAATAAATTCCAATAACCTCCCACCACAGCAAGAAGTTCTGAGAGCTTTGGCTTTACTtctcaatgaaaataaaaatgaagtcagtGAGACTGTGGCATCACTTCTGACAGCtactgcagaaaacaagcacTTCAGGGAGAAG GCCTTGATTTATTACTGTGAAGCGCTAACCCAGCCCAacctccagctgcagaaggcagcttgCCTGGCTCTAAGATACCTCAAG